A stretch of the Agromyces larvae genome encodes the following:
- a CDS encoding copper resistance CopC family protein codes for MSARVRFRRAAGFAAAGAAVCAAALLAVAPAAPAAAHNSITSTSPADGETVTTQPGEVSLTTSDELLDLGSGNVIDVVGPDGLHYATACATVTGSDASVPLALGKAGEYTVEWRVVSADGHPIAGEFAFEWAPAEGEVLAEGTAEPACADLATGETTDAPAGSDASPPALPADALWIGAAALLVVAAGVATWLLARPRRTPPAE; via the coding sequence ATGTCCGCTCGCGTGCGGTTCCGGCGGGCCGCCGGGTTCGCGGCCGCCGGTGCGGCGGTGTGCGCGGCCGCACTGCTCGCCGTCGCACCGGCCGCGCCGGCGGCGGCGCACAACTCGATCACCTCGACTTCGCCGGCCGACGGCGAGACGGTCACGACCCAGCCCGGCGAGGTGTCGCTGACCACGAGCGACGAACTGCTCGACCTCGGGTCGGGCAACGTGATCGACGTGGTCGGCCCCGACGGGCTGCACTACGCGACGGCGTGCGCGACGGTCACCGGGTCGGATGCCTCGGTGCCGCTCGCGCTCGGCAAGGCCGGCGAGTACACGGTGGAGTGGCGCGTGGTGTCGGCCGACGGCCACCCCATCGCGGGTGAGTTCGCGTTCGAGTGGGCGCCCGCTGAGGGGGAGGTACTCGCCGAGGGAACTGCGGAGCCTGCCTGCGCCGACCTCGCCACGGGTGAGACGACGGATGCTCCGGCCGGCTCGGATGCCTCGCCGCCGGCGTTGCCCGCCGATGCGCTCTGGATCGGCGCGGCGGCCCTGCTCGTGGTCGCAGCGGGCGTCGCGACCTGGCTCCTCGCCCGCCCGCGCCGCACCCCGCCCGCCGAGTAG